From the genome of Vicia villosa cultivar HV-30 ecotype Madison, WI linkage group LG2, Vvil1.0, whole genome shotgun sequence, one region includes:
- the LOC131653453 gene encoding uncharacterized protein LOC131653453 — translation MDTEKQHRTTSNNSSTSELFVCFTSRLSSSSMKLSSKSILSPSRSRDQPQISLSSSLSRRLKSNGSMKGGQASPMFPTGGKKRGVGFENPEPSSPKVTCIGQVRVKTKKQGKKMRSRSKRRGEASFRRGENNPDLTRQNSQSLYQNHQNMQQECLKHRNQRWVHLPLTICEALREFSCFFPCRSSCMSNNEREKEKGEGRFEGRGEGGGSGGGHGREGSCGAAFTRWLVAYQDGDGKGRGIEVMMEEHHEEMEMMDDEKSERSYSQRRHIFEDLDIDVVDEKIQDEFGGGEDEEEEVKGRVSICVPPKNALLLMRCRSDPVKMAALANRFWESPIHKEQQDHVEEQQHHHKEVEEQEQEDDSGDEDEHEDEDVEHEEEQVLEEGFNDQNIEMEEVEEPQELVEVERVLLEEQDSICERETQAIMETYEIESKIKLEVDEETKEEEDENAIEDDKVETFTCVLVDSHHADLEKPEIEETHQGEDEEKQENVESSELSSSSSPEMLVASSEQENDEAEIEAEAEAESATEEKVSTEEEGKEQPPTHQGSDPENIPVGSMERENGSKKEERERETLPECLLLMMCEPKLSMEVSKETWVCSTDFIRWLPERPAGKVAGGEKKVVVEPSSSCSKPKVKVKPVQPLMQPPRSSCSLPVNGSGTVMSMATMIEQKLAGCSKSRNGYEPFVLTRCKSEPMRSATKLTPEACFWNNRKLEPHPPQTSLGVGAPAGVGF, via the coding sequence ATGGACACAGAAAAACAACATCGTACAACAAGTAACAACAGTAGCACAAGTGAACTCTTTGTCTGTTTCACTTCACGTTTATCATCTTCCTCCATGAAGCTGTCATCTAAATCAATCTTGAGTCCAAGCCGTAGCAGAGACCAACCTCAGATATCACTTTCATCTTCCTTGAGCAGAAGACTGAAGAGCAATGGAAGCATGAAAGGTGGTCAAGCTTCACCCATGTTTCCAACTGGTGGAAAGAAAAGAGGGGTTGGTTTTGAGAATCCAGAGCCTTCTTCACCGAAAGTAACTTGCATTGGACAGGTTAGAGTGAAGACAAAGAAACAAGGGAAGAAAATGAGGTCGAGATCAAAGAGAAGAGGTGAAGCTAGTTTTAGGAGAGGTGAAAATAATCCAGATCTAACTAGACAGAACAGCCAGAGTTTGTATCAGAATCATCAGAATATGCAACAAGAGTGTTTGAAACATAGGAATCAAAGATGGGTTCATTTGCCTTTGACTATATGTGAGGCTTTGAGAGAGTTTAGTTGCTTTTTTCCTTGTAGGTCTTCTTGTATGTCAAAcaatgagagagagaaagagaagggtGAGGGTAGGTTTGAAGGAAGAGGAGAGGGAGGAGGATCTGGTGGTGGACATGGTAGAGAAGGTTCATGTGGAGCTGCATTTACTAGATGGTTGGTGGCTTATCAAGATGGGGATGGGAAAGGGAGAGGGATTGAGGTGATGATGGAGGAACATCATGaggagatggagatgatggatgATGAGAAAAGTGAGAGGAGTTATAGTCAAAGGAGACATATTTTTGAAGATCTTGATATTGATGTGGTTGATGAGAAGATACAAGATGAGTTTGGTGgtggtgaagatgaagaagaggaagtGAAAGGTAGAGTTAGTATCTGTGTTCCACCAAAGAATGCTCTTTTGTTGATGAGGTGTAGATCTGATCCTGTTAAAATGGCTGCTTTGGCTAACCGTTTTTGGGAATCACCTATACACAAAGAACAACAAGACCATGTTGaagaacaacaacatcatcataaggaagttgaagaacaagaacaagaggaTGATAGTGGAGATGaagatgaacatgaagatgaagatgttgaACATGAAGAAGAACAAGTACTAGAAGAAGGTTTTAATGACCAAAACATTGAGATGGAGGAAGTTGAAGAGCCACAAGAACTAGTAGAAGTGGAGAGAGTGTTACTAGAAGAACAAGATAGCATTTGTGAAAGAGAAACCCAAGCTATTATGGAAACGTATGAAATTGAAAGCAAAATAAAGCTAGAAGTTGATGAAGAAACCAAGGAAGAGGAAGATGAAAATGCTATTGAGGATGATAAAGTTGAAACCTTTACATGTGTTTTAGTTGATTCACATCATGCAGATCTTGAAAAACCAGAAATAGAAGAAACCCATCAAGGAGAAGATGAAGAGAAACAAGAAAATGTAGAAAGTTCggaactttcttcttcttcttcacctgAAATGTTAGTAGCTTCTTCAGAACAAGAAAACGATGAAGCTGAAATTGAAGCAGAAGCAGAAGCAGAATCAGCCACAGAAGAAAAAGTTTCAACGGAAGAAGAAGGGAAGGAACAACCACCGACCCATCAAGGATCCGACCCGGAAAATATTCCTGTTGGGTCAATGGAGCGAGAAAATGGgtcaaagaaagaagagagagaaagagaaacgtTACCGGAatgcttgttattgatgatgtgcGAGCCGAAACTTTCAATGGAAGTATCCAAGGAAACATGGGTATGCAGCACTGATTTCATTCGGTGGTTACCGGAGAGACCTGCCGGAAAAGTCGCCGGAGGTGAAAAGAAGGTCGTAGTAGAGCCTTCTAGTTCGTGTTCTAAGCCGAAGGTTAAGGTGAAGCCTGTTCAGCCGTTGATGCAGCCGCCGAGGTCGTCGTGTTCTTTACCGGTGAACGGAAGTGGCACCGTGATGTCGATGGCGACGATGATTGAGCAGAAGCTGGCGGGGTGCTCCAAATCTCGTAACGGGTATGAGCCGTTTGTTCTCACGCGCTGTAAGTCGGAGCCGATGAGGTCTGCGACTAAGCTTACGCCGGAGGCTTGCTTCTGGAACAATCGGAAACTTGAGCCGCATCCTCCTCAGACTTCGCTTGGAGTCGGCGCGCCGGCTGGTGTTgggttttga